One genomic segment of Pristiophorus japonicus isolate sPriJap1 unplaced genomic scaffold, sPriJap1.hap1 HAP1_SCAFFOLD_29, whole genome shotgun sequence includes these proteins:
- the LOC139248219 gene encoding histone H2A.J-like: protein MSGRGKTGGKVRAKAKSRSSRAGLQFPVGRVHRHLRKGNYAERVGAGAPVYMAAVLEYLTAEILELAGNAARDNKKTRIIPRHLQLAIRNDEELNKLLGKVTIAQGGVLPNIQAVLLPKKTASAAKSK from the coding sequence atgtctgggagAGGAAAAACTGGCGGTAAAGTTCGGGCCAAGGCGAAGTCTCGCTCCtcgcgggccggactgcagttccctgtgggccgtgttcacaggcatcTGCGAAAGggaaactacgctgagcgtgtgggtgccggagccccggtctacatggctgctgtgctcgagtatctgaccgctgaaatcctggagctggccggcaacgcggcccgcgacaacaagaagacccgcatcatccccagacacctgcagctggccatccgcaacgacgaggagctcaacaagctgctgggaaaggtgaccatcgctcagggcggggtgctgcctaatatccaggctgtgctgctgcccaagaaaaccgccagtgcggccaagagcaagtaa